A DNA window from Malus domestica chromosome 12, GDT2T_hap1 contains the following coding sequences:
- the LOC103423352 gene encoding RNA polymerase sigma factor sigF, chloroplastic isoform X1, translated as MEVGRHFLSSSSAFPSTTHLRHPLPSSPSSSSSTSATFGSRGCFWTFFCWSISGKDYFCSLACIVLMLHEQATPAVTSVPITFVARHFPTSVLLQEQRDEFKPLLHALKEEKTSQATLDRMQIEARASLNEDLKIDGFYQLVKDSEHQLLNRSGLLDVFSSLQTRVKSSALLTMEPITTASSKHMDIKPSDAVALAKKALSASKEAVSFAEDSKSMGDDFDDSVSEGLDNWLVEDEKTVRSARLLERRRRRLKKKRVSKSKVLIHETNGPTSSDVRKKINEGLNPNDPLRLFLWGPETKQLLTAKEEAELIAQVQDLFKLEEVKSRLQSQFGREPTLVEWAEAVGISCQILKSQLRSGTSSREKLIYANLRMVVHIAKQYQGRGLGLQDLMQEGSMGLMKSVEKFKPQAGCRFATYAYWWIRQTVRKAIFQHSRTIRLPENVYTLLGKVLEAKKSCIQEGNHNPNKEELARRVGITVEKLQKLLYSTRMPLSMQQPVWADQDTTFQEITADTGTEIPHVSVEKQLMRQHVRHLLGILNLRERQIIRLRFGIEDGKQRSLSEIGNMFGLSKERVRQLESRAFLKLKQSLGSQGLGAYGPLLV; from the exons ATGGAGGTTGGGAGgcattttctctcttcttcctctgcctttCCTTCCACAACCCACCTCAGGcatcctcttccttcttctccttcttcttcttcctccacctCAG CTACATTTGGAAGTAGAGGATGTTTTTGGACTTTTTTCTGTTGGAgcatttctgggaaagattATTTTTGCTCTCTTGCATGCATAG TGTTGATGCTTCACGAGCAAGCAACTCCTGCAGTTACTTCTGTGCCGATTACATTTGTAGCTCGACACTTTCCAACTTCGGTTCTTCTACAAGAGCAGCGCGATGAGTTCAAGCCTCTATTGCATGCActgaaagaagagaaaacatCTCAG GCTACGTTAGATAGGATGCAGATAGAGGCTAGGGCCTCTCTCAATGAAGATTTAAAGATTGATGGTTTCTACCAGTTGGTGAAGGACTCTGAGCACCAATTGCTTAACCGCTCTGGTCTTTTAGATGT ATTTTCATCTTTACAAACAAGGGTAAAGTCGTCCGCACTTTTAACTATGGAGCCTATTACCACTGCTTCCAGTAAGCATATGGACATCAAGCCCTCTGACGCAGTTGCGCTGGCTAAGAAAGCTTTGTCAGCCTCAAAAGAAGCAGTCTCATTTGCTGAAGACTCCAAATCAATGGGAGATGATTTTGATGACTCTGTTTCTGAGGG TTTGGATAACTGGCTGGTTGAGGATGAGAAAACTGTAAGGTCAGCCCGACTTCTAGAGAGACGGCGCAGGCGACTGAAGAAAAAGAGGGTCTCTAAATCAAAAGTTCTAATTCATGAGACTAACGGTCCTACAAGTTCAGATGTGCGGAAAAAGATAAACGAAGGATTAAATCCAAATGATCCCCTGCGGTTGTTCTTGTGGGGTCCTGaaacaaaacaacttttgaCTGCCAAGGAAGAGGCTGAACTGATTGCCCAAGTTCAG GATTTATTTAAGTTAGAAGAAGTGAAGAGTAGACTTCAATCACAGTTTGGTCGTGAACCAACTTTGGTTGAATGGGCTGAAGCTGTTGGAATTAGTTGTCAGATCTTGAAATCACAGCTTCGCTCTGGTACCAGCAGCCGTGAAAAGCTGATTTATGCTAACTTACGTATGGTGGTTCACATTGCTAAACAATATCAAGGACGAGGCCTTGGCCTTCAGGACTTAATGCAG GAGGGAAGTATGGGTCTTATGAAGAGTGTTGAGAAGTTTAAACCTCAAGCTGGTTGCCGATTTGCTACTTATGCATACTGGTGGATAAGGCAAACAGTTAGGAAGGCCATATTTCAACATTCCAGGACCATCCGCTTGCCG GAAAATGTGTACACCCTCCTGGGCAAAGTCTTAGAGGCAAAGAAATCATGTATTCAGGAAGGAAATCACAACCCAAACAAAGAAGAACTAGCGAGACGAGTTGGAATTACAGTTGAAAAGTTGCAGAAGTTGCTATATTCTACAAGAATGCCACTTTCAATGCAACAACCTGTCTGGGCAGACCAAGACACCACTTTCCAG GAGATAACTGCTGACACTGGGACTGAGATCCCACATGTGAGTGTAGAAAAGCAGCTTATGAGGCAACATGTGCGCCACCTTCTAGGCATCCTCAACTTAAGAGAGAGACAGATTATCAGGTTAAGATTTGGCATTGAAGATGGCAAGCAGAGATCACTTTCAGAGATTGGCAACATGTTTGGATTGTCCAAGGAGCGGGTGCGGCAGTTGGAGAGCCGAGCATTCTTGAAGCTCAAGCAATCCCTTGGTAGCCAAGGCCTCGGGGCTTATGGTCCCTTACTTGTTTAG
- the LOC103423352 gene encoding RNA polymerase sigma factor sigF, chloroplastic isoform X2 — protein sequence MEVGRHFLSSSSAFPSTTHLRHPLPSSPSSSSSTSVLMLHEQATPAVTSVPITFVARHFPTSVLLQEQRDEFKPLLHALKEEKTSQATLDRMQIEARASLNEDLKIDGFYQLVKDSEHQLLNRSGLLDVFSSLQTRVKSSALLTMEPITTASSKHMDIKPSDAVALAKKALSASKEAVSFAEDSKSMGDDFDDSVSEGLDNWLVEDEKTVRSARLLERRRRRLKKKRVSKSKVLIHETNGPTSSDVRKKINEGLNPNDPLRLFLWGPETKQLLTAKEEAELIAQVQDLFKLEEVKSRLQSQFGREPTLVEWAEAVGISCQILKSQLRSGTSSREKLIYANLRMVVHIAKQYQGRGLGLQDLMQEGSMGLMKSVEKFKPQAGCRFATYAYWWIRQTVRKAIFQHSRTIRLPENVYTLLGKVLEAKKSCIQEGNHNPNKEELARRVGITVEKLQKLLYSTRMPLSMQQPVWADQDTTFQEITADTGTEIPHVSVEKQLMRQHVRHLLGILNLRERQIIRLRFGIEDGKQRSLSEIGNMFGLSKERVRQLESRAFLKLKQSLGSQGLGAYGPLLV from the exons ATGGAGGTTGGGAGgcattttctctcttcttcctctgcctttCCTTCCACAACCCACCTCAGGcatcctcttccttcttctccttcttcttcttcctccacctCAG TGTTGATGCTTCACGAGCAAGCAACTCCTGCAGTTACTTCTGTGCCGATTACATTTGTAGCTCGACACTTTCCAACTTCGGTTCTTCTACAAGAGCAGCGCGATGAGTTCAAGCCTCTATTGCATGCActgaaagaagagaaaacatCTCAG GCTACGTTAGATAGGATGCAGATAGAGGCTAGGGCCTCTCTCAATGAAGATTTAAAGATTGATGGTTTCTACCAGTTGGTGAAGGACTCTGAGCACCAATTGCTTAACCGCTCTGGTCTTTTAGATGT ATTTTCATCTTTACAAACAAGGGTAAAGTCGTCCGCACTTTTAACTATGGAGCCTATTACCACTGCTTCCAGTAAGCATATGGACATCAAGCCCTCTGACGCAGTTGCGCTGGCTAAGAAAGCTTTGTCAGCCTCAAAAGAAGCAGTCTCATTTGCTGAAGACTCCAAATCAATGGGAGATGATTTTGATGACTCTGTTTCTGAGGG TTTGGATAACTGGCTGGTTGAGGATGAGAAAACTGTAAGGTCAGCCCGACTTCTAGAGAGACGGCGCAGGCGACTGAAGAAAAAGAGGGTCTCTAAATCAAAAGTTCTAATTCATGAGACTAACGGTCCTACAAGTTCAGATGTGCGGAAAAAGATAAACGAAGGATTAAATCCAAATGATCCCCTGCGGTTGTTCTTGTGGGGTCCTGaaacaaaacaacttttgaCTGCCAAGGAAGAGGCTGAACTGATTGCCCAAGTTCAG GATTTATTTAAGTTAGAAGAAGTGAAGAGTAGACTTCAATCACAGTTTGGTCGTGAACCAACTTTGGTTGAATGGGCTGAAGCTGTTGGAATTAGTTGTCAGATCTTGAAATCACAGCTTCGCTCTGGTACCAGCAGCCGTGAAAAGCTGATTTATGCTAACTTACGTATGGTGGTTCACATTGCTAAACAATATCAAGGACGAGGCCTTGGCCTTCAGGACTTAATGCAG GAGGGAAGTATGGGTCTTATGAAGAGTGTTGAGAAGTTTAAACCTCAAGCTGGTTGCCGATTTGCTACTTATGCATACTGGTGGATAAGGCAAACAGTTAGGAAGGCCATATTTCAACATTCCAGGACCATCCGCTTGCCG GAAAATGTGTACACCCTCCTGGGCAAAGTCTTAGAGGCAAAGAAATCATGTATTCAGGAAGGAAATCACAACCCAAACAAAGAAGAACTAGCGAGACGAGTTGGAATTACAGTTGAAAAGTTGCAGAAGTTGCTATATTCTACAAGAATGCCACTTTCAATGCAACAACCTGTCTGGGCAGACCAAGACACCACTTTCCAG GAGATAACTGCTGACACTGGGACTGAGATCCCACATGTGAGTGTAGAAAAGCAGCTTATGAGGCAACATGTGCGCCACCTTCTAGGCATCCTCAACTTAAGAGAGAGACAGATTATCAGGTTAAGATTTGGCATTGAAGATGGCAAGCAGAGATCACTTTCAGAGATTGGCAACATGTTTGGATTGTCCAAGGAGCGGGTGCGGCAGTTGGAGAGCCGAGCATTCTTGAAGCTCAAGCAATCCCTTGGTAGCCAAGGCCTCGGGGCTTATGGTCCCTTACTTGTTTAG
- the LOC103423353 gene encoding pentatricopeptide repeat-containing protein At2g32630 — translation MSRKTFKTLKKAFPTDPASISNQETAEKIAKTLIKLGLQPLKSTSPSLLSNLNPHVTNLVLSNPLVPPHSCLTLFNFLQINPSHKPNLQAHAILIRRLYNARRFAQMKIVLNGIVTNDNPRFPVSKITSLIEDEPDGVKFVGTLCDMLFRVYADNKMFEEAIGVFEYVGKNGLEIEERSCFVLLLALKKCGRVDLCLRFFDQMVEKGVRITVYPLTLVMNELCKRGEVEKAKALMGEMAGTGTKPNVFTFNTLLKAYIERKDFEGVNEILRLMEKDGVGYNVATCTLLIDWFGSSGKIEDAEKVFEEMRERGIQPDVYVYTSIINWNCRAENMKRALFLFDECTQRGFVPNDHTYGALINGACKAGQLEMADILVNEMQGKGIDVNQVVFNTLMDGYCRRGMMDQALRLQDVMENKGFQLDVFTYSTIASGLCKLNRNEEAKSLLFTMAERGVAPNVVCFTTLIDIFCKEGNFVEAKRVFQDMERKGERPNTVTYNALIDGYIKRGKMKEAHKLKEEMEDKGLMPDMYTYSSLINGKCIDGKVDEALKLFDEMSRRDIPHNVVTYTAMISGLSKDGRTEEAFKLYDEMKNAGLTPDDRVYHSLVGSLHTANP, via the coding sequence aTGTCTCGGAAAACCTTCAAAACCTTGAAGAAAGCCTTCCCCACGGATCCCGCTTCGATATCGAACCAAGAAACCGCCGAGAAGATTGCCAAAACCCTAATCAAATTAGGCCTTCAACCCCTCAAATCCACCTCACCATCTCTGCTATCCAATCTCAACCCCCACGTAACCAACCTCGTCCTCTCAAACCCACTCGTCCCACCCCATTCTTGCTTGACCTTATTCAACTTCCTCCAAATAAATCCTTCCCACAAACCCAATCTTCAAGCCCATGCAATCCTCATTCGCAGGCTATATAATGCTAGAAGATTTGCCCAAATGAAGATTGTACTGAATGGTATCGTCACGAACGATAATCCTCGTTTCCCGGTTTCCAAAATTACATCTCTGATTGAGGACGAGCCTGACGGGGTGAAATTTGTAGGGACATTGTGCGATATGCTGTTTCGGGTTTATGCAGATAACAAAATGTTCGAGGAGGCAATTGGGGTTTTTGAGTATGTGGGCAAGAATGggttggagattgaagaaaggTCATGCTTTGTGCTCTTGCTTGCGTTGAAGAAATGCGGTCGGGTGGATTTGTGTTTGAGGTTTTTCGATCAGATGGTCGAAAAGGGTGTTCGAATCACGGTGTATCCGTTGACGCTTGTGATGAATGAGCTTTGTAAGAGAGGAGAGGTTGAAAAGGCCAAGGCTTTGATGGGGGAAATGGCCGGTACAGGGACTAAACCTAATGTTTTTACATTTAACACGCTTTTGAAAGCGTACATTGAGAGGAAGGATTTTGAGGGTGTCAATGAGATTTTGAGGTTGATGGAGAAAGATGGTGTGGGTTATAATGTGGCAACATGCACGCTTTTGATTGATTGGTTTGGTAGTTCTGGGAAGATCGAGGATGCGGAGAAGGTGTTTGAGGAAATGCGTGAGAGAGGGATACAACCCGATGTGTATGTTTATACTTCGATTATTAACTGGAATTGTAGAGCGGAAAATATGAAGAGGGCGCTGTTTCTGTTCGACGAATGTACTCAAAGGGGATTTGTACCGAATGATCATACTTATGGGGCGTTGATTAATGGCGCGTGCAAGGCAGGGCAGTTGGAGATGGCAGACATCTTGGTGAATGAGATGCAAGGTAAAGGCATTGACGTAAACCAAGTTGTGTTTAATACGCTGATGGACGGGTACTGCAGAAGAGGGATGATGGATCAAGCTCTAAGGCTGCAGGATGTCATGGAAAATAAAGGGTTTCAGCTTGATGTGTTTACTTACAGCACTATAGCTAGCGGGTTGTGTAAATTGAACAGAAACGAGGAGGCAAAGAGCTTGTTGTTCACAATGGCTGAGAGAGGTGTGGCTCCAAACGTAGTGTGTTTCACTACTCTGATTGACATATTCTGCAAGGAAGGAAACTTCGTCGAAGCAAAGCGGGTATTTCAAGATATGGAAAGGAAGGGAGAGAGACCAAACACTGTAACATACAATGCTCTAATTGATGGGTATATTAAGAGAGGAAAGATGAAGGAAGCTCATAAACTGAAGGAGGAGATGGAAGACAAGGGGTTGATGCCAGATATGTATACGTATTCATCGCTTATAAATGGCAAATGCATTGATGGCAAGGTGGATGAGGCTCTGAAATTGTTTGACGAAATGTCTCGGAGGGACATACCCCATAATGTTGTGACATATACAGCAATGATCTCAGGTTTGTCGAAGGATGGGAGAACAGAGGAAGcatttaaattgtatgatgAGATGAAAAATGCAGGCCTCACGCCTGATGACAGAGTATATCATTCACTTGTAGGCAGCCTTCATACAGCCAACCCATAG